The Prunus persica cultivar Lovell chromosome G8, Prunus_persica_NCBIv2, whole genome shotgun sequence genome includes a region encoding these proteins:
- the LOC18766855 gene encoding 3,9-dihydroxypterocarpan 6A-monooxygenase has protein sequence MARKTLKQQEYVFSSRTIMEAIQIFSAKAFEAFEPVHKQQVHGLLKQLYLALMMKNSVNIAELGFVASGKIVSNTVCSKNLFDNTKNKGRELKHTFWELMQILGSVNVTDLIPVFKPFDLQGLKRRILKIFWRLYAFYENIIKERLEERKIRIGNIGKEKLDLLDVLLDYRSDRDDELKSLSRKNIKGMLAEMFTGTETTSSTFEWGMAEIQRKPDAYKKIVMELDQVVGKDRFVEESDISNLPYLQAAVKEVFWLHPAVPLLVPHSTNEACEVSGYHIP, from the exons ATGGCAAGGAAGACCCTTAAGCAGCAGGAGTATGTTTTCTCCAGTCGTACCATCATGGAGGCCATCCAG ATCTTCTCTGCCAAGGCCTTTGAGGCTTTTGAACCAGTTCACAAGCAACag GTTCATGGGTTGCTCAAGCAGCTCTACTTAGCTTTGATGATGAAAAATTCAGTGAACATTGCAGAGTTGGGCTTCGTGGCCTCAGGCAAGATTGTGAGTAACACAGTATGCAGTAAAAACCTTTTTGataacacaaaaaacaaagggagAGAACTAAAACATACATTCTGGGAGTTAATGCAAATTCTTGGCTCTGTAAATGTTACTGATCTCATCCCAGTATTTAAACCATTTGATCTTCAAGGCCTGAAACGGAGAATTTTGAAGATCTTTTGGAGATTATAtgcattttatgaaaacattaTCAAGGAGAGGttggaagaaaggaaaatcagAATCGGCAATATTGGGAAGGAAAAATTGGACTTGTTAGATGTGTTATTGGATTATAGAAGTGACAGAGATGATGAATTAAAAAGCTTATCGAGAAAGAACATTAAAGGCATGCTTGCG GAAATGTTCACCGGCACAGAGACTACATCAAGCACTTTTGAGTGGGGTATGGCAGAGATCCAAAGAAAACCTGATGCATACAAGAAAATAGTTATGGAGTTGGACCAAGTAGTTGGGAAAGATCGGTTTGTTGAAGAGAGTGACATTTCCAATCTACCCTACCTTCAAGCAGCAGTGAAAGAAGTTTTCTGGCTCCACCCTGCCGTCCCACTGCTCGTTCCTCATAGCACGAATGAGGCGTGTGAGGTTTCCGGTTACCATATTCCTTAA